A DNA window from Thermodesulfobacteriota bacterium contains the following coding sequences:
- a CDS encoding cupin domain-containing protein: MGYVLSGKLKMVISNATYTIRAGDVIYLTTDMPSQWENPGPNVARLLWIKVK; the protein is encoded by the coding sequence ATAGGCTATGTCCTTTCAGGCAAATTAAAAATGGTTATCAGTAATGCTACTTACACTATCCGCGCCGGAGACGTGATTTACCTGACCACTGATATGCCGAGTCAATGGGAAAATCCAGGGCCTAACGTGGCCAGGTTGTTGTGGATTAAAGTAAAATAG
- a CDS encoding PEP-CTERM sorting domain-containing protein, with protein MKKIFSTFIVLSSFLFLVLIAKNVHATAIADCQFTVNWSTLTLKDSAGNIIYSPTSPGSYVYWEYKGLGSESWINGPDPGNPGYDHSAVEQGYSTSSPLWNNPTTVVNNLGANAASLYVNNTTESTSHTTSQSSGNADGTGWINGNIHRGIMFGFPDLSGTYTFSVDYNINVSLSREDFSLEDASNYAQLTFYLEDNVNTPSARIGIWEPPISFSSIFDPNQLNYNFSQAGTASFDIELPQSAWEYDNYWLEAHIHTSTSTRSDYVSGVTPVPEPATMLLIGSGLIGLTGFRKKFKK; from the coding sequence ATGAAGAAAATTTTCTCGACTTTTATCGTCCTAAGTTCCTTTTTATTCTTAGTGTTGATTGCAAAAAATGTTCATGCTACAGCAATCGCTGACTGCCAATTCACAGTGAATTGGAGTACCCTTACCCTTAAAGACTCCGCGGGAAATATTATTTATTCCCCGACCTCTCCCGGCTCTTATGTCTACTGGGAGTATAAGGGGCTTGGTTCCGAATCATGGATAAATGGCCCAGATCCAGGCAATCCCGGGTATGATCATAGTGCTGTAGAACAAGGATACAGTACATCTAGTCCTTTATGGAATAATCCTACCACTGTGGTGAATAATTTGGGAGCAAATGCAGCATCTCTTTATGTAAACAATACTACTGAATCAACGTCACACACAACCTCGCAATCAAGTGGAAATGCCGACGGCACTGGTTGGATTAATGGAAATATCCATAGGGGTATAATGTTTGGTTTTCCGGATCTTTCGGGCACATACACCTTTTCTGTTGACTATAATATCAATGTTAGTCTGAGCAGGGAAGATTTTTCGCTAGAGGACGCAAGTAACTACGCTCAGCTTACCTTTTATCTTGAAGACAATGTTAACACACCGAGTGCCAGGATTGGGATATGGGAACCCCCAATTTCATTTTCGTCCATTTTCGATCCAAATCAACTCAATTATAATTTTTCGCAGGCGGGTACAGCATCTTTTGATATTGAACTTCCACAATCTGCCTGGGAATATGATAACTACTGGTTAGAGGCCCATATTCATACATCAACATCAACCAGATCAGATTATGTCTCCGGGGTGACACCCGTTCCCGAACCTGCCACCATGCTTCTTATTGGGTCCGGGCTCATTGGTCTTACAGGGTTCAGGAAGAAGTTTAAAAAGTAG